From the Candidatus Delongbacteria bacterium genome, the window AACTTAAATGTTAAAATAGAAGGGTATAATCAGGTTAGCAAGAAACTCACAATATTTGCTCCAGAAATTACATTTTATGATCTTTATATCAAGGAATCAGTAATCGGAAATTATGACTTTGAAGTAATCTTTAAAATGACAAATAGTGGGAATGATGATGCTGAAAATTTAACAATAATCCCTATCTCAAATGAATCAATAGAATTTGAAGATGTAAGTTATTATGAAGATTTCTTTGCTGTAGGGTATATAGATTCTATGACAGTTTATACAAAATCAAATCAAAGTTTTGGAGTTGCAGATATTCAAATATCTGCCGATGATTTTTATATCAATAATAAAGTTTTATTAAATTTTATGGATGAAGCAGTTAATGTGTTGTCACTACCAGAATCATCTTTCATGATAAATTCTAATGATCCAAATATTACTAATTGGCATTTTAATTACTCTGGTAATAATACAAAGACAATCTCATGTAGTAATAGTTTTGGTTATTCCCCTTTCATGGATACTAGTTTAGAGTTACCATATATCTACATTGATGAAGATATAGAGATAAAACTTAACATGCGTATGGATTGTGAAAGATATTCTGATGGTGGAATTATTGAGATCTATGAAAATGGTGTATGGAAAAAGATTGAATTTGAAACAGATCTTATCTATGAAGAGTTTTTTAATATTGGAATGAAGGAACCTGTAAGTTTGTTAGGTTTGAATGGAGATGAACAAATTTTTGAAAGTATTATTTTGAAGACAGACTCATTGGATGGATTTTATAAACTTAGGTTTCGATTTATTACAGATGGAAGAATTTATGGAGACGGATGGTTTGTAAATAAAGTAGAGCTTCATCATACAAGTGACATCATTGAAAATTTAATTTCAGAGAACAATCTAATTTTTTATCCTAACCCTTTTAATAATTATGGTGTTATTAAATTTAATAGTGAATTGGAAGATGATTATACTATTTCAGTTTATAATTCTTCAGGTCAGAAAGTTTATTCAACTCTTTTTTATGCTAAAAAAGGGAGTAACTTGCTAAGTTTTGATGGTAGTGCTTTTTCCAGTGGTGTGTATTATCTGGAAGTTAAAATGGATGATATAAATTTTCACAAACAAAAGATTGTTCTTTTGAAATAAAATTTGATAGTGAAATTATAATCGGTACAGTATACACCATACCGATATTTAGATCAAGATAAACTATATGTTAAGAAGGAGTCTCCTGGGATCTTCAATCAGATTCTTTATTTTAAGTAGAAATCCAACACTCTCCCTACCGTCAATAATTCTATGATCATATGACAGAGCAATATACATCATCGGTCGAATCTCAACTTTTCCATTAATAGCAACAGGTCTATCTAAAATTGCATGCATACCTAGAACGGCAGATTGAGGAGTATTAATAATTGGTGTTGACATTAGAGAGCCAAAGACACCCCCGTTTGTAATTGTAAAGGTTCCACCTGTCATCTCATCTATAGTTAACTTGCCCTCATTACCTTTTAAGGCCAGTTCACGAATTTTCAATTCTATCTGATCAATATTCATGTTCTGAACATCTTTTACTACTGGTACTACCAATCCTTTCGGAGTAGAGACAGCAATTGAGATATCGATATAGTCATGAAAAATAATATTATCGTCTGCTATTTTAGAATTTATTGCCGGATAATCGTTTAGTGCTATTTGAGAAGCTTTCGCAAAAATTGAAGTATAGCCCAGTGAAACACCATATTTCTCTTTAAAGAGATCATTGTACTTTGATTTCAGATCAATAACTTGCGACATATCAATTTCATTAAAAGTAGTTAACATCGCAGTATTGT encodes:
- the odhB gene encoding 2-oxoglutarate dehydrogenase complex dihydrolipoyllysine-residue succinyltransferase → MIDVKVPVIGESVTEAVIAKWIKKDEFVVTDETICMIESEKATLEVPALASGFLNVLHNEGSTVKIGEVIAQIDETLVNVKKDKIDETDKSENKNNNHQIISPLVKKIMEDNNVEAVKVKGTGAGGRITKEDIYSFIEERDNKIKEQTELDYSKDKNVGSINFRSVKYEKMSTLRKTISKKLLEAKNNTAMLTTFNEIDMSQVIDLKSKYNDLFKEKYGVSLGYTSIFAKASQIALNDYPAINSKIADDNIIFHDYIDISIAVSTPKGLVVPVVKDVQNMNIDQIELKIRELALKGNEGKLTIDEMTGGTFTITNGGVFGSLMSTPIINTPQSAVLGMHAILDRPVAINGKVEIRPMMYIALSYDHRIIDGRESVGFLLKIKNLIEDPRRLLLNI